The proteins below are encoded in one region of Mycobacterium pseudokansasii:
- the pks13 gene encoding polyketide synthase Pks13 (Pks13 is a key enzyme in mycolic acid biosynthesis.) yields MADIDQPQENLPADKTGMRAGDDAVGALPREPEVPPPTFGGERRITTVPEMRQWLRNWVGKAVGKSPDSIDESVPMVELGLSSRDAVAMAADIEDLTGVTLSVAVAFQHPTIESLATRIIEGEPETADDGVDVTDWTRNGPAERVDIAIVGLSTRLPGDMNTPDETWQALLEGRDAITDLPEGRWTEFLEEPRLAERVAKARTRGGYLKDIKGFDSEFFAVAKTEADNIDPQQRIALELTWEALEHARIPASSLRGGAVGVYVGVSNNDYSFLAVSDPTVAHPYAITGTATSIIANRVSYFYDFRGPSVAVDTACSSSLVATHQAVQALRMRECDVAVAGGVNALITPVVTLGFDEIGQVLAPDGRIKSFSSDADGYTRSEGGGMLVLKRVDDARRDGDQILAVIAGSAVNHDGRSNGLIAPNQDAQADVLRRAYKDAGIDPCTVDYIEAHGTGTVLGDPIEAEALGRVVGKGRPAERPALLGAVKTNVGHLESAAGAASMAKVVLALQHDKLPPSINFAGPSPYIDFDAMRLKVIDTVTDWPRYSGYAVAGVSSFGFGGANAHVVVRETLPRDVVEKEAREPEPEPAAPAEAAPSETPALEGHALRFDDFGNIITDARAADEDEEPELPGVTEEALRLKEAALEDLAAQDVSAPWIPLAVSAFLTSRKKAAAAELADWMESPEGQASSLESIGRSLSRRNHGRSRAVVLAHNHEEAIKGLRAIAAGKQSPNVFSVDGPVTNGPVWVLAGFGAQHRKMGKSLYLRNPVFAEWIEKVDALVQDELGYSVLELILDDSQDYGIETTQVTIFAIQIALGELLKHHGAKPAAVVGQSLGEAASAYFAGGLSLRDATRTICSRSHLMGEGEAMLFGEYIRLMALVEYSADEIKTVFSDFPDLEVCVYAAPTQTVIGGPPEQVDAIIARAESEGKFARKFQTKGASHTQQMDPLLGELSAELQGIKAMSPTCGIYSTVHEGSYIKPGSEPIHDVDYWKKGLRHSVYFTHGIRNAVDSGHTTFLELAPNPVALMQVGLTTAAAGLHDAQLIPTLARKQDEVESMISTMAQLYVYGHGLDIWTLFSRATGPEDFADIPPTRFKRKEHWLDAHFSGDASVIMPGNHVALPDGRHVWEYAPRNGQTDLAALVRAAAAQVLSDAQLTAAEQRAVPGEGARLVTTMTRHPGGASVQVHARIDESFTLVYDALVARAGSESVLPAAVGAGTAIAAAAPVVPHVPQAPEEPEADTLTDSLTTRYLPSDMGRWSPDSGETIADRLGLIVGSAMGYEPEDLPWEVPLIELGLDSLMAVRIKNRVEYDFDLPPIQLTAVRDANLYNVEKLIEYAVEHRDEVTQLSEYQKNQTAEEIARAQAELLSGATVSTVTAPAPDPQAEPETQAPPGSEVPVPPPPTDPSGPSDPSGNGQPNLKGAAEALNSEAVAKALNSDVPPRDAAERVTFATWAIVTGKSPGGIFNPLPKLDDDKAAKMAQRLSERAEGPITAEDVLTSANIEALADKVRTYLEAGTIDGFVRTLRARPEGSTKPPVFVFHPAGGSTVVYEPLLNRLPADTPMYGFERVEGTIEERAAQYVPKLVEMQGDGPYILVGWSLGGVLAYACAIGLKRLGKNVAFVGLIDAVRAGEEIPQTKEEIRKRWDRYARFAEKTFNVAIPAIPYEQLEELDDEGQVRFVLDAVRESGVQIPAGIIEHQRTSYLDNRAIDTAQIQPYDGHVTLYMADRYHDDAIMFEPRYAVRQPDGGWGEYVSDLEVVPIGGEHIQAIDEPIIAKVGEHMSRALGNVEAEQRAPK; encoded by the coding sequence ATGGCTGACATAGACCAACCGCAGGAGAACCTGCCCGCCGACAAGACCGGGATGCGCGCCGGCGACGATGCAGTGGGGGCACTCCCCCGTGAGCCGGAGGTACCCCCACCCACTTTCGGGGGAGAGCGGCGCATAACAACCGTCCCCGAGATGCGGCAGTGGCTGCGCAACTGGGTGGGTAAGGCAGTCGGGAAGTCGCCGGACTCGATCGACGAGTCGGTGCCCATGGTGGAGCTGGGGCTCTCGTCGCGCGACGCCGTGGCGATGGCGGCCGACATCGAAGACCTGACCGGCGTCACGCTGTCGGTCGCGGTGGCCTTCCAGCATCCGACCATCGAGTCGCTGGCCACCCGGATCATCGAAGGCGAACCCGAAACGGCTGATGACGGCGTCGACGTCACCGACTGGACCCGCAACGGTCCCGCCGAGCGGGTCGACATCGCGATCGTGGGCCTGTCGACCCGGCTGCCCGGCGACATGAACACCCCCGACGAAACCTGGCAGGCGCTGCTCGAGGGCCGCGACGCCATCACCGACCTGCCCGAGGGCCGCTGGACGGAATTCCTCGAAGAACCGCGACTGGCCGAACGCGTGGCCAAGGCGCGCACCCGCGGTGGCTACCTGAAGGACATCAAGGGTTTCGACTCGGAGTTCTTCGCGGTGGCCAAGACCGAAGCCGACAACATCGACCCGCAGCAGCGGATAGCGCTGGAGCTGACCTGGGAGGCGCTCGAACACGCCCGCATCCCGGCGTCGAGCCTGCGTGGCGGGGCCGTCGGCGTGTACGTCGGCGTCTCCAACAATGACTACAGCTTCCTGGCGGTATCGGACCCCACGGTCGCTCACCCGTACGCGATCACCGGCACCGCCACCTCGATCATCGCCAACCGGGTGTCCTACTTCTACGACTTCCGCGGCCCGTCGGTCGCGGTCGACACCGCCTGCTCGAGCTCGCTGGTGGCCACCCATCAGGCGGTGCAGGCCCTGCGAATGCGCGAATGCGACGTCGCGGTGGCCGGTGGGGTCAACGCGCTGATCACCCCGGTGGTGACGCTGGGTTTCGACGAGATCGGACAGGTGCTGGCCCCCGACGGCCGGATCAAGTCGTTCTCCTCGGACGCCGACGGCTACACCCGCTCCGAGGGCGGCGGGATGCTGGTGCTCAAGCGGGTCGACGACGCCCGCCGAGACGGTGACCAGATCCTGGCCGTGATCGCCGGCAGTGCTGTGAATCACGACGGCCGGTCCAATGGCCTGATCGCGCCCAACCAGGACGCCCAGGCCGACGTGCTGCGCCGGGCCTACAAGGACGCCGGGATCGACCCGTGCACCGTCGACTACATCGAGGCCCACGGCACCGGCACCGTCCTCGGTGACCCGATCGAGGCCGAGGCGCTGGGCCGCGTCGTCGGCAAAGGCCGGCCCGCCGAGCGGCCCGCACTGCTCGGCGCGGTGAAAACCAATGTCGGACACCTGGAGTCGGCCGCGGGTGCGGCCAGCATGGCCAAGGTGGTGCTCGCGCTGCAGCATGACAAGCTGCCGCCGTCGATCAACTTCGCCGGGCCCAGCCCCTACATCGACTTCGACGCGATGCGGCTGAAGGTGATCGACACGGTTACCGACTGGCCGCGGTACAGCGGCTACGCGGTGGCGGGGGTGTCGAGCTTCGGCTTCGGCGGCGCCAACGCGCACGTGGTCGTGCGTGAGACGTTGCCGCGCGACGTGGTGGAAAAAGAGGCGCGGGAACCCGAGCCCGAGCCGGCGGCGCCCGCCGAGGCGGCGCCGTCCGAGACGCCCGCGCTGGAAGGCCACGCGCTGCGGTTCGACGACTTCGGCAACATCATCACCGACGCACGCGCTGCCGACGAGGACGAGGAGCCCGAACTGCCGGGTGTCACCGAAGAAGCGCTGCGGCTCAAGGAGGCCGCGCTGGAAGATCTTGCGGCACAAGACGTTTCGGCACCCTGGATTCCGTTGGCCGTGTCGGCGTTCCTGACCTCGCGTAAGAAGGCCGCCGCCGCCGAGCTGGCCGACTGGATGGAAAGCCCCGAAGGTCAGGCGTCGTCGCTGGAGTCGATCGGCCGGTCGCTGTCGCGGCGCAACCACGGCCGCTCCCGCGCGGTGGTGCTGGCCCACAATCACGAGGAAGCGATCAAGGGCCTGCGGGCGATCGCGGCGGGCAAGCAGTCGCCGAATGTGTTCAGCGTCGACGGGCCGGTGACCAACGGTCCCGTCTGGGTGCTCGCGGGCTTCGGCGCCCAGCACCGCAAGATGGGCAAGAGCCTGTACCTGCGCAACCCGGTGTTCGCCGAGTGGATCGAAAAGGTCGACGCGCTGGTCCAGGACGAGCTGGGATATTCGGTGCTCGAGCTGATCCTGGACGACTCGCAGGACTACGGCATCGAGACCACCCAGGTCACCATCTTCGCGATCCAGATCGCGCTGGGTGAGCTGCTCAAGCATCACGGCGCCAAGCCGGCCGCGGTGGTCGGGCAGTCGCTGGGCGAGGCGGCGTCGGCGTACTTCGCCGGCGGCCTGTCGCTGCGCGACGCCACCCGCACCATCTGCTCGCGCTCGCATTTGATGGGCGAGGGCGAGGCGATGCTGTTCGGCGAGTACATCCGGTTGATGGCGCTGGTGGAGTACTCCGCCGACGAGATCAAGACGGTGTTTTCCGACTTTCCCGATCTCGAGGTGTGCGTCTACGCCGCACCCACCCAGACCGTGATCGGCGGACCGCCTGAGCAGGTGGACGCGATCATCGCCCGGGCGGAATCCGAGGGCAAGTTCGCCCGCAAGTTCCAGACCAAGGGCGCCAGCCACACTCAGCAGATGGATCCGCTGCTGGGTGAGCTGTCCGCGGAGCTGCAGGGCATCAAGGCGATGAGCCCGACCTGCGGGATCTACTCGACGGTGCACGAGGGCAGCTACATCAAGCCGGGCAGCGAGCCGATCCACGACGTCGACTACTGGAAGAAGGGGCTGCGGCACAGCGTCTACTTCACGCACGGCATCCGCAACGCCGTCGACAGCGGGCACACCACCTTCCTGGAATTGGCGCCCAACCCGGTCGCGCTGATGCAGGTTGGTCTGACCACGGCCGCCGCCGGTCTGCATGACGCCCAACTGATCCCGACGCTGGCCCGCAAGCAGGACGAGGTCGAGTCGATGATCTCGACCATGGCCCAGCTCTACGTGTACGGCCACGGCCTGGACATCTGGACGCTGTTCAGCCGGGCCACGGGCCCCGAAGATTTCGCCGACATCCCGCCGACCCGGTTCAAGCGCAAGGAGCACTGGCTCGACGCGCACTTCTCCGGCGACGCCTCGGTGATCATGCCGGGCAACCATGTCGCGCTGCCGGACGGCCGCCACGTGTGGGAGTACGCGCCGCGCAACGGCCAGACCGACCTCGCGGCGTTGGTCAGAGCCGCTGCGGCCCAAGTGCTTTCCGACGCACAGCTGACGGCCGCCGAGCAGCGTGCGGTGCCCGGCGAGGGCGCCCGGCTGGTGACGACGATGACGCGCCATCCCGGTGGTGCGTCGGTTCAGGTGCACGCCCGTATCGACGAGTCGTTCACGCTGGTCTACGACGCCCTGGTGGCCCGGGCCGGCTCGGAGTCGGTGTTGCCTGCCGCGGTCGGGGCCGGCACGGCGATCGCGGCTGCGGCGCCGGTGGTGCCTCACGTGCCTCAAGCGCCCGAGGAGCCGGAAGCCGACACGCTGACCGACAGCCTGACCACCCGCTATCTGCCCTCCGACATGGGCAGGTGGTCGCCGGATTCCGGTGAGACCATCGCGGATCGGCTGGGCCTGATCGTCGGGTCGGCGATGGGCTACGAACCCGAAGACCTGCCGTGGGAAGTGCCGCTGATCGAGCTTGGGCTCGACTCGCTGATGGCGGTACGGATCAAGAACCGCGTCGAATACGACTTCGATCTGCCGCCGATTCAGTTGACGGCGGTGCGTGATGCCAACCTCTACAACGTCGAGAAGCTGATCGAGTACGCCGTCGAGCACCGCGACGAGGTGACGCAACTCAGCGAGTACCAGAAGAACCAGACGGCCGAGGAGATTGCCCGGGCGCAGGCCGAATTGCTCAGTGGCGCAACGGTTTCCACGGTGACTGCGCCGGCGCCCGACCCGCAGGCGGAACCGGAAACCCAAGCACCGCCGGGATCGGAGGTTCCTGTCCCGCCGCCGCCGACGGATCCGTCGGGCCCGTCGGATCCCTCGGGTAACGGGCAGCCAAACCTCAAAGGTGCCGCGGAGGCGCTGAACTCCGAAGCGGTCGCCAAGGCGCTCAACTCCGACGTGCCGCCGCGCGATGCCGCCGAACGGGTCACCTTTGCCACCTGGGCGATTGTCACCGGCAAGTCACCGGGCGGCATCTTCAACCCGCTGCCCAAGTTGGACGACGACAAGGCCGCCAAGATGGCCCAACGGCTCTCCGAGCGTGCCGAAGGCCCGATCACCGCCGAGGACGTGCTGACGTCGGCCAACATCGAGGCGCTGGCCGACAAGGTGCGCACTTACCTGGAGGCCGGCACGATCGACGGGTTTGTCCGTACCCTGCGGGCCCGGCCCGAGGGCAGCACCAAGCCGCCGGTGTTCGTGTTCCATCCGGCCGGCGGCTCGACCGTGGTGTACGAGCCGTTGCTCAACCGGCTGCCGGCGGACACCCCGATGTACGGCTTCGAGCGGGTCGAGGGGACCATCGAAGAGCGTGCCGCGCAGTACGTTCCGAAGCTGGTCGAGATGCAGGGCGACGGGCCCTACATTCTGGTCGGCTGGTCGCTGGGCGGGGTGCTGGCCTACGCCTGCGCGATCGGACTCAAGCGGCTGGGCAAGAACGTCGCGTTCGTCGGCCTGATCGATGCCGTGCGGGCCGGCGAGGAGATCCCGCAGACCAAGGAGGAGATCCGCAAGCGCTGGGACCGCTACGCCCGCTTCGCCGAGAAGACGTTCAACGTCGCCATCCCGGCGATCCCCTACGAGCAGCTCGAGGAGCTCGACGACGAGGGCCAGGTCCGGTTCGTGCTCGACGCCGTGCGGGAGTCCGGCGTGCAGATCCCGGCCGGGATCATCGAGCACCAGCGCACGTCGTACCTGGACAACCGCGCGATCGATACCGCGCAGATCCAGCCCTACGACGGGCATGTCACCCTCTACATGGCCGACCGATACCATGACGACGCGATCATGTTCGAGCCGCGCTATGCCGTTCGCCAGCCGGACGGCGGTTGGGGCGAATACGTCTCCGACCTCGAGGTCGTGCCGATCGGTGGTGAGCACATCCAGGCCATCGACGAGCCGATCATCGCCAAGGTGGGCGAGCACATGAGCCGCGCGTTAGGCAACGTCGAGGCTGAACAGAGGGCCCCTAAGTGA
- a CDS encoding acyl-CoA dehydrogenase family protein, whose translation MSEYLLEAVDRLPFSTPEKAGRYRTENYQGATGLNWYLTDPTLQFTMAYYLQPDELGVAESHLTRIGELMGGPVTRWAEETDRNPPQLERYDRWGHDISRVVMPESFTRSKRAILHAQQALRDDAKRAGVSPSLPLFASNYLLNQADIGMACALGTGGNMVRSLATAYAPPDVRDYVLGKLNSGEWDGEAAQLMTERTGGSDLGALETTATRNGDAWLLNGFKWFASNCAGEAFVVLAKPEGAPDSTRGVASFLVLRTRRDGSRNGVRVRRLKDKLGTRSVASGEIEFVDAEAFLLSGEPQADSGPADGKGLGRMMELTNTLRLGTASFAVGNARRALVESLCYTRQRRAFGEALIDKPLIRRKLAEMIVDVEAALALIFDGTGAPNHRQPQAIRQRIAVPVTKLRVCRLGLTAASDAVEMHGGNGYIETWPVARILRDAQVNTIWEGSDNILCLDVRRGMQQSRAHEPLLARMRDAVSVSDDDDTTRLVSRRIEDLDAAITAWTKLDRDLAEARLYPLAQFMGDVYAGALLTEQAAWERAARGTDRKALVARLYAQRYLADRGPLRGLDTESDEALQRFDELVAGALTL comes from the coding sequence ATGAGCGAATACCTGCTGGAGGCTGTGGACCGGCTGCCGTTTTCGACACCGGAAAAAGCCGGGCGCTACCGCACCGAGAATTACCAGGGCGCCACCGGTCTCAACTGGTACCTCACCGATCCCACGCTGCAGTTCACCATGGCGTACTACCTGCAGCCCGACGAACTGGGGGTCGCCGAGTCTCATTTGACCCGCATCGGTGAGCTGATGGGCGGCCCGGTGACGCGCTGGGCCGAGGAGACCGACCGCAATCCCCCACAGCTGGAACGCTACGACCGGTGGGGCCATGACATCAGCCGGGTGGTGATGCCGGAATCGTTCACCCGGTCCAAGCGGGCCATTCTGCACGCCCAGCAAGCCTTGCGCGACGACGCCAAGCGGGCCGGCGTGAGCCCGTCGCTGCCACTGTTCGCTTCCAACTATCTGCTCAACCAGGCCGACATCGGGATGGCCTGCGCGCTGGGCACCGGCGGCAACATGGTGCGGTCACTGGCGACGGCCTACGCGCCGCCCGATGTGCGCGACTACGTCCTGGGCAAACTCAACTCCGGCGAGTGGGACGGCGAGGCGGCACAGCTGATGACCGAGCGCACCGGGGGCTCCGACCTGGGCGCGCTGGAAACCACCGCGACCCGCAACGGCGACGCCTGGCTGCTGAACGGCTTCAAATGGTTTGCCTCCAATTGCGCCGGGGAGGCGTTTGTGGTGCTGGCCAAACCCGAGGGCGCCCCCGACTCGACCCGGGGGGTGGCGTCGTTCCTGGTGTTGCGGACACGTCGGGACGGCTCCCGCAACGGCGTGCGCGTCCGGCGGCTGAAGGACAAACTCGGGACCCGCTCGGTCGCCTCCGGCGAGATCGAGTTCGTCGACGCCGAAGCCTTTCTGCTGTCCGGTGAACCGCAGGCTGATTCCGGGCCGGCCGACGGCAAGGGACTTGGCCGCATGATGGAACTGACCAACACGTTACGGCTGGGCACCGCATCGTTCGCCGTCGGCAATGCGCGCCGTGCCCTGGTCGAGTCGCTGTGCTATACCCGCCAGCGGCGGGCGTTCGGCGAGGCGTTGATCGACAAACCGCTGATCCGGCGCAAGCTGGCGGAGATGATCGTCGACGTCGAAGCCGCGCTGGCGCTGATTTTCGACGGCACCGGCGCCCCTAATCACCGTCAGCCCCAAGCGATTCGGCAACGTATCGCGGTACCGGTGACCAAGCTGCGGGTGTGCCGGCTCGGGCTCACCGCCGCGTCCGACGCGGTCGAGATGCACGGCGGCAACGGCTACATCGAGACTTGGCCGGTGGCCCGGATTTTGCGGGATGCGCAGGTCAACACCATCTGGGAGGGTTCCGACAACATCCTGTGTCTGGACGTGCGCCGCGGCATGCAACAGTCGCGGGCGCACGAGCCGCTGCTGGCCCGCATGCGCGATGCGGTGTCGGTGTCCGACGATGACGACACGACGCGCCTGGTGTCGCGGCGCATCGAGGATCTCGATGCGGCGATCACGGCGTGGACGAAGCTGGACCGGGATCTGGCCGAGGCGCGGCTGTACCCGCTGGCGCAGTTCATGGGCGACGTCTATGCCGGGGCGTTGCTCACCGAGCAGGCGGCGTGGGAGCGGGCCGCCCGCGGCACCGACCGCAAGGCGCTCGTCGCCCGGCTATACGCGCAGCGGTATCTGGCCGATCGCGGCCCATTGCGCGGCCTCGACACCGAATCCGACGAAGCGCTGCAGCGCTTCGACGAACTTGTGGCGGGCGCCCTCACGCTGTAG
- the fadD32 gene encoding long-chain-fatty-acid--AMP ligase FadD32 → MAYHNPFIVNGRIRFPENTNLVRHVEKWAKVRGDKLAYRFLDFSTERDGIERDILWSEFSARNRAVGARLQQVTQPGDRIAILCPQNLDYLISFFGALYSGRIAVPLFDPAEPGHVGRLHAVLDDCTPSTILTTTDSAEGVRKFIRSRSAKERPRVIAVDAVPTEVASTWQEPDANESTTAYLQYTSGSTRTPTGVQITHLNLPTNVLQVLHALEGQEGDRGVSWLPFFHDMGLITVLLTSVLGHSFTFMTPAAFVRRPGRWIRELARKPGETGGTFSAAPNFAFEHAAVRGLPRDDEPPLDLSNVKGILNGSEPVSPASMRKFFEAFAPYGLPETAVKPSYGLAEATLFVSTTAPNEPPTVIHVDRDELNKQRFVEVPADAPNAVAQVSAGKVGVDEWAVIVDADTASELPDGQIGEIWLHGNNLGIGYWGKEEESAQIFRNILKSRISESHAEGAPDDGLWVRTGDYGTYFNGHLYIAGRIKDLVIIDGRNHYPQDLEFTAQESNKALRVGYVAAFSVPANQLPQKVFDDPHAGLKFDPEDTSEQLVIVAERAAGTHKLEYQPIADDIRAAIAVGHGVTVRDLLLVSAGTIPRTSSGKIGRRACRAAYLDGSLRSGVGSPTAFATES, encoded by the coding sequence ATGGCGTACCACAACCCGTTCATCGTGAATGGACGAATCCGGTTCCCGGAGAACACCAATCTGGTGCGTCATGTCGAAAAATGGGCGAAGGTGCGTGGCGACAAGCTGGCCTACCGGTTCCTGGACTTCTCCACCGAACGGGACGGCATCGAACGCGACATCCTGTGGTCGGAATTCAGTGCGCGCAACCGCGCCGTCGGCGCCCGGCTGCAACAGGTCACCCAGCCCGGCGACCGTATCGCCATCCTGTGCCCGCAGAACCTGGACTACCTGATCTCCTTCTTCGGCGCGCTGTACTCCGGCCGGATCGCGGTGCCGCTGTTCGACCCGGCCGAGCCGGGCCACGTCGGCCGGCTGCACGCGGTACTCGACGACTGCACCCCGTCGACCATTCTGACGACCACCGACTCCGCCGAGGGGGTACGCAAGTTCATCCGCAGCCGCTCGGCAAAGGAGCGGCCCCGGGTGATCGCCGTCGACGCGGTTCCCACTGAGGTCGCGTCCACCTGGCAGGAGCCCGACGCCAACGAGTCCACCACGGCCTACCTGCAGTACACCTCCGGATCGACCCGGACTCCGACCGGCGTGCAGATCACCCATCTGAACCTGCCGACCAACGTGCTGCAGGTGCTCCATGCACTGGAAGGGCAAGAAGGCGACCGCGGTGTCAGCTGGCTGCCGTTCTTCCACGACATGGGCCTGATCACGGTGCTGCTGACGTCGGTGCTGGGCCACAGCTTCACCTTCATGACCCCGGCCGCGTTCGTGCGCCGACCCGGCCGCTGGATTCGCGAACTCGCTCGTAAGCCCGGCGAAACCGGGGGAACATTCTCCGCCGCACCGAACTTTGCCTTCGAGCATGCGGCGGTGCGCGGTCTGCCCCGCGACGACGAACCACCATTGGACCTGAGCAACGTCAAGGGCATCCTCAACGGCAGCGAGCCGGTGTCGCCGGCGTCGATGCGCAAATTCTTCGAGGCCTTCGCGCCGTACGGTCTGCCCGAGACCGCGGTCAAGCCGTCCTACGGTCTGGCCGAGGCGACGCTGTTCGTCTCGACTACCGCGCCCAACGAGCCGCCGACCGTCATCCACGTCGACCGCGACGAGCTGAACAAGCAGCGTTTCGTCGAGGTGCCCGCCGACGCGCCGAACGCCGTCGCGCAGGTTTCGGCCGGCAAGGTCGGCGTCGACGAATGGGCCGTTATCGTCGACGCGGACACCGCCAGTGAGTTGCCGGACGGGCAAATCGGCGAGATCTGGCTGCACGGCAACAACCTGGGTATCGGATATTGGGGCAAGGAAGAAGAATCCGCTCAGATATTCCGCAACATCCTGAAGTCGCGGATCAGCGAGTCGCACGCCGAGGGCGCCCCCGACGACGGACTGTGGGTGCGCACCGGCGACTACGGCACCTACTTCAATGGACACCTCTATATAGCGGGCCGGATCAAGGACCTGGTCATCATCGATGGCCGCAACCACTACCCGCAGGATCTGGAGTTCACCGCGCAGGAGTCGAACAAGGCCTTGCGGGTCGGCTACGTGGCCGCCTTCTCGGTGCCCGCCAACCAGCTGCCGCAGAAGGTGTTCGACGACCCGCACGCCGGGCTGAAGTTCGACCCCGAGGACACCTCCGAGCAACTGGTGATCGTCGCCGAACGCGCTGCCGGTACGCACAAATTGGAATACCAGCCTATCGCCGACGACATCCGTGCCGCCATCGCCGTCGGACATGGGGTGACCGTGCGGGACCTGCTGTTGGTGTCGGCCGGTACGATTCCCCGGACCTCCAGCGGCAAGATCGGACGGCGCGCGTGCCGGGCTGCCTACCTCGACGGCAGCCTGCGCAGCGGCGTCGGTTCCCCGACGGCGTTTGCCACCGAGTCCTGA
- a CDS encoding acyl-CoA carboxylase subunit beta, protein MSTKTTAELLAELREKLELAKEPGGEKAAAKRDKKGIPSARARVYDLVDPGTFFEIGALCRTPGDPNALYGDGVVTGHGLIDGRPVGVFSHDQTVFGGTVGEMFGRKVARLMEWCAMVGCPIVGIQDSGGARIQDAVTSLAWYAELGQRHEALSGVVPQISLIFGKCAGGAVYSPIQDDLLVSVRDQGYFFVTGPDVIREVTGEDVTLDELGGSDAQARYGNIHHVVNSEAEAFQYVRDFLSFLPSNCFGKPPAINPGLEPEITPTDLELDSIVPDSDNAAYDMHEILLRIFDDGDFLDVAAQHGPAIITGYARVDGRPVGVIANQPMHMSGAIDNEASDKAARFIRFCDSFQIPLVFVVDTPGFLPGAEEEKRGIIKRGGRFLYSVVEADVPKVTITVRKSYGGAYAVMGSRQLTADFNFAWPTARIAVIGAEGAAQLLMKRFPDPNAPEAQAIRKSFIENYNLNMAIPWIAAERGFIDAVIDPHETRLLLRKSMHILRDKQQWQRLGRKHGLIPV, encoded by the coding sequence GTGAGCACGAAGACCACCGCCGAGCTGCTGGCCGAACTACGCGAAAAGCTGGAGCTGGCCAAGGAGCCCGGCGGTGAGAAGGCCGCCGCCAAGCGCGACAAGAAGGGCATTCCCAGTGCTCGCGCCCGCGTGTACGACCTGGTGGACCCGGGCACCTTCTTCGAGATCGGGGCGTTGTGCCGCACTCCGGGCGACCCTAACGCACTCTACGGCGACGGGGTGGTGACCGGGCACGGCCTGATCGACGGCCGCCCGGTCGGGGTCTTCTCGCACGACCAGACGGTGTTCGGCGGCACGGTCGGGGAGATGTTCGGCCGCAAGGTGGCCCGGCTGATGGAGTGGTGCGCGATGGTCGGCTGCCCGATCGTCGGCATCCAGGACTCCGGCGGCGCCCGCATCCAGGACGCCGTCACGTCGTTGGCGTGGTACGCCGAGCTGGGCCAACGCCACGAGGCACTGTCCGGGGTGGTGCCGCAGATCTCCCTCATCTTCGGCAAGTGCGCCGGGGGAGCGGTGTATTCGCCGATCCAGGACGACCTGCTGGTCTCGGTGCGTGACCAGGGCTACTTCTTCGTCACCGGACCCGACGTGATCCGTGAGGTCACCGGCGAGGACGTCACCCTCGACGAACTCGGCGGCTCCGACGCGCAGGCCCGCTACGGCAACATCCACCACGTGGTGAACTCCGAAGCCGAGGCGTTCCAGTACGTGCGCGACTTCCTGTCGTTTTTGCCGTCCAACTGCTTCGGCAAGCCGCCGGCCATCAATCCCGGGCTGGAACCGGAGATCACCCCGACCGACCTGGAACTCGACTCGATCGTGCCGGACTCCGACAATGCGGCCTACGACATGCACGAGATCCTGCTGCGCATCTTCGACGACGGTGACTTTCTGGACGTCGCCGCCCAGCACGGGCCGGCCATCATCACCGGGTACGCCCGGGTCGACGGGCGTCCGGTGGGCGTGATCGCCAACCAGCCCATGCACATGTCCGGGGCCATCGACAATGAGGCTTCCGACAAGGCGGCGCGGTTCATCAGATTCTGTGATTCCTTCCAGATCCCGCTGGTGTTCGTGGTCGACACCCCCGGATTTCTGCCGGGAGCCGAGGAGGAGAAGCGGGGCATCATCAAGCGCGGCGGGCGGTTCCTGTACTCCGTGGTCGAGGCCGACGTACCGAAGGTGACCATCACGGTCCGCAAGTCCTACGGCGGCGCGTACGCGGTGATGGGCTCCCGGCAGCTGACCGCCGACTTCAACTTCGCGTGGCCGACCGCGCGGATTGCGGTGATCGGTGCCGAGGGGGCGGCGCAGCTGCTGATGAAACGCTTCCCGGACCCCAATGCGCCCGAAGCGCAGGCGATTCGGAAGTCTTTCATCGAGAACTACAACCTCAACATGGCGATTCCATGGATCGCCGCCGAGCGCGGGTTTATCGACGCGGTCATCGATCCGCACGAAACCCGGCTGCTGCTGCGCAAGTCCATGCACATACTGCGGGATAAGCAGCAGTGGCAGCGGCTAGGCCGTAAGCACGGGCTGATCCCGGTGTAG